A region from the Plutella xylostella chromosome 6, ilPluXylo3.1, whole genome shotgun sequence genome encodes:
- the LOC105383883 gene encoding uncharacterized protein LOC105383883, with translation MRLLLSIVLIACAAEAAKRFEGTLRSAADAPAQDNVAMESDGAPPAVVAAPDSYKNPGQQDPPPATSEKLAAEEPVEEAEPSAAAAPPSAPSGASAPSAPANSLEECDPEMIGFELVTGYVFSAPSQILDDIPGTLMLTDCLEQCQANDTCRAVNYETGLCVLFSSDADQLPGALTKSQFPVFTIYAQKSCLGVRPCERAWCFDRVRGYNLKGRGKKTHSVSSRQMCLDLCLGENEFVCRSANYNNKTGDCVLSDMDRITLAGTSAFQPNEDTDYLENNCVEEPTKLCEFKKMGGRILKTVDSVYQDVQTVEECRELCLNSPFRCHSYDHGDTGDHVCRLSHHSRATLADIQDPYLEVPEAATYELSSCYNVSIDCRAGDMVARIQTSKLFDGKIYAKGSPNSCVVDVKQSLEFELHMGYNNIECNVKQNGLGRYLNDVVIQHHDTIVTSSDLGLAVTCQYDLTNKTVANEVDLGIHGDIQTGLTEEVIVDSPNVHMKITDRNGDDVISSAEVGDPLALRFEILDPNSPFEIFVRELVAMDGVDSSEITLIDSDGCPTEHFIMGPVAKSANNGKMLLSHFDAFKFPSSEVVQFRALVTPCMPTCEPVVCDGGPNELRSVMSYGRRKRRSTPAAPTDDMLLVQTIQITDKMFGFEKQRAKNVTEDSVFVRETDLTCVNASGAMLAAAAFLAAQLVVLAAWTCSWQRRRAASKAAELLPGPNAPSALCKVYDASFSRAHQRHF, from the exons ATGCGGCTACTACTCAGCATAGTTTTAATAGCTTGCGCGGCTGAAGCTGCCAAGAGATTCGAGGGAACACTGAGGTCAGCTGCTGACGCTCCTGCACAAGACAATGTGGCCATGGAGTCCGATGGGGCACCACCGGCTGTGGTTGCAGCACCGGATAGTTACAAGAACCCAGGCCAGCAGGACCCTCCGCCCGCGACCAGCGAGAAGCTAGCAGCAGAGGAGCCGGTGGAGGAGGCCGAGCCCAGCGCCGCCGCTGCACCTCCCTCCGCGCCCAGCGGCGCCTCCGCCCCCTCAGCACCCGCCAACTCACTCGAGGAGTGCGACCCAGAAATGATCGGCTTCGAACTCGTCACCGG ATACGTGTTCTCGGCTCCGTCGCAGATCCTGGACGACATCCCCGGCACGCTGATGCTCACGGACTGTCTCGAGCAGTGCCAGGCCAACGACACCTGTCGCGCCGTCAATTACGAGACGGGGCTCTGCGTCCTGTTCAGCTCTGATGCCGACCAGCTGCCCG GTGCTTTGACCAAATCGCAGTTCCCGGTGTTCACGATATACGCGCAGAAGTCGTGCCTGGGCGTGCGGCCGTGCGAGCGAGCGTGGTGCTTCGACCGCGTCCGCGGGTACAACCTCAAGGGGAGAGGCAAGAAGACCCACAGCGTCAGCTCCCGGCAGATGTGCCTCGACCTGTGCCTCGGGGAGAACGAGTTTGTTTGCAG GTCTGCCAACTACAACAACAAGACCGGTGACTGCGTGCTGTCAGACATGGACCGCATCACGCTCGCCGGCACCAGCGCGTTCCAGCCAAACGAAG ATACCGATTACTTGGAGAACAACTGCGTTGAGGAGCCGACGAAGCTTTGCGAGTTCAAGAAGATGGGCGGCCGCATCCTGAAGACCGTGGACTCCGTGTACCAGGACGTGCAGACCGTCGAGGAGTGCCGCGAGCTCTGCCTCAACTCGCCATTCAGGTGCCACTCGTACGACCACGGCGACACCGGCGACCACGTCTGCCGTTTGTCCCATCACTCACGCGCTACCCTCGCCGACATCCAG GACCCGTACTTGGAAGTCCCGGAGGCAGCGACTTACGAATTGTCTTCCTGCTATAACGTCTCAATCGATTGCCGCGCCGGCGACATGGTCGCTCGCATCCAGACGTCCAAGCTGTTCGACGGCAAGATCTACGCGAAGGGAAGCCCCAACTCATGCGTTGTCGATGTGAAACAGAGCCTCGAGTTCGAACTGCACATGGGCTACAACAACATCGAGTGCAATGTCAAACAAAACGGTCTTGGAAG ATACTTGAACGACGTAGTAATCCAGCACCACGACACGATTGTGACATCGTCCGACCTCGGTCTGGCCGTGACCTGCCAGTACGACTTGACCAACAAGACTGTTGCCAACGAGGTGGACCTCGGCATCCACGGGGACATCCAGACCGGCCTCACCGAGGAGGTCATTGTGGACTCGCCCAACGTACACATGAAGATCACCGACAGGAACGGAGATGACGTCATCTCGTCCGCTGAAGTCGGAGACCCCTTG GCGCTCCGCTTCGAGATCCTGGACCCCAACTCTCCGTTCGAGATCTTTGTCCGCGAGCTGGTCGCCATGGACGGAGTGGACTCCAGCGAGATCACGCTGATCGACAGCGACGGCTGCCCGACCGAGCACTTCATCATGGGACCCGTCGCCAAGTCTGCCAATAACGGAAAG ATGCTGCTGTCTCACTTCGACGCGTTCAAGTTCCCGTCCTCGGAGGTGGTTCAGTTCCGCGCGCTGGTGACCCCCTGCATGCCCACCTGCGAGCCCGTGGTGTGCGACGGCGGCCCCAACGAGCTGCGCTCCGTCATGTCGTACGGACGCAGGAAGCGTCGCTCCACGCCCGCCGCGCCCACCGACGACATGCTGCTCGTGCAGACCATCCAGATCACCGACAAGATGTTCGGCTTCGAGAAGCAGCGCGCCAAGAACGTCACCGAGGACTCCGTGTTCGTGCGCGAGACCGACCTGACGTGCGTGAACGCCTCGGGCGCCatgctcgccgccgccgccttccTCGCCGCGCAGCTCGTCGTGCTCGCCGCCTGGACCTGCAGTTggcagcggcggcgcgcggcctCCAAGGCTGCCGAACTACTGCCGGGCCCCAACGCCCCCTCTGCTCTCTGCAAAGTCTACGATGCCAGTTTCTCCCGCGCGCACCAGAGGCACTTCTGA